DNA from Streptomyces sp. NBC_01476:
GATGCCCTGGGCCGCGCGCAGGGCGACCAGCGTGCCGAGGTCCGGAGCGAGGGGCACCGCGAGGCCGAGCAGTGCCGCACCGAAGACGGCGGCAGTCATCACCGTGGTGCGACCGTACTTCTCACTGAGGGCGCTCATCGGCAGCAGCGCGACGGCCAGCGCCGCGGTCGTCGCCGACACCGTCAGGCTGGCCTGCGCAGGCGAGAGCCGCAGCCCGCTGGAGAGGGTCGGCAGCAGGGCCTGGGTCGAGTACAGCATCGCGAAGGTGGCAAGGCCGGCCGCGAAGAGCGCGAGGTTCGCCCGGCGGTAGGCGGCGGTGCCCGCCCGGAGCCGGTCGTCGGCGGCGGGGGCGGGCGGCCGGGCGTCCCCGTGCGAACGTGCGGCCGCCCCGGTGGCAGCGGGGTTCATGGCACCGACGCTAGAGCCGGCGCTTTCGATGCGTCCAATACGGGGAAGGTGCAGAATCGATCCACTGACGCATCAGCGCACCATGGAGGGCTTGCATGCCGCAGGAGAGCGAGGCAAATCCACTCGTGCGGACCGGCGTACCGGCCGCCGATCTGTCCGGCGGTGCCTGGGCGCCGCTGCTCGCCCCCCGGCTGGCCCAGTTCGTCGCCGTCGCCCGGCAGGAACACATGACCCGCGCCGCCGAACAGCTCGGGATGCCGCAGTCCACCCTCAGCCGGACCCTCGCCCGGCTGGAGGCCGACCTCGGGGTCACCCTCTTCGCCCGGCAGGGGCGGACCTTGCGGCTCACCCGGGCCGGCGCCACCTTTCGCGCCGCCGCCGAACGCGCCCTGGCCGACGTCGAACGCGCCGCGGAATCGGTCCGGCTCGACGCCGACCCCGACGCCGGCCGGGTGGCCTTCGGCTTCCTGCACACGCTCGGGCCGGAGACCGTACCCGCGCTGCTGCGCGCCTTCCGGGCCGAGCACCCGAGGGTGCGCTTCCAGCTCGTGCAGACCTACGGCGAGGCGATGGTGGAGCGGTTGCGGGCCGGTGACCTGGACCTGTGCCTGACCTCGCCGCTGCCGGACGAGACCGGCCTGGTGGTACGGCGGCTCGACGAGCAGCGGCTGCGGCTGGTGGTGCCCGCCGACCACCGGCTCGCGGGCCGCCGCAGGGTCCGGCTGGCGGAGGCCGCGGGCGAACCCTTCGTGACACTGGAACCCGGCTACGGCCTGCGCCACATCACCGACGCCCTGTGCGCCGAGGCCGGGTTCACCCCGCGGGTGGCCTTCGAGGGCGAAGAGGCCGAGACCCTGCGCGGCCTGGTCGCGGCCGGCCTGGGCGTCGCCCTGCTGCCGCAGCCGACGGTCGCCCGGCCCGGAGTGGTCGAACTGGACGTCACCGGCGTCCGGGCGGTCCGGGAGATCGGCGTCGCCTGGCCGGCCGGTCAGCGCGACACCCCGCCGGTCGCCGCCTTCAAACGCTTCCTGCTCGGCCGCGAGGGCCGTCTGCTGCCGCGCTGAACCCGGCAGCGGGCGCTCCGCCGCGACCCACAGAGTTTCCACAAAGACCCTTCCTACGCTCCGGCCCGGCGGGCGCTCCACCGCGCCTGCCGACCCGGAGGAGGAGAACCATGCGCACCACCCGAAGCGCGGTCGCGGTGACCGCGGCCGTCGCCGCCGCACTGCTCGGTGCCGCCGGCGCGGCTGCCGCCGACACCCCTGCGCCCAACACCCCCACGCCCGGTGCGACCACGCCCGGCGAGGCCACCGCCAAGGCGCCCGCCGGCGACGGCGCCGCAGCGCTCTGCACACGGCTGCCGAAGGTCGACGCCCGCATCGACCGGGCTCTGAGGCGCCTCAACGGCCCCGCGACCGTGCGGGGTTCGGTGGCCCGGCTGCAGAAGCGGGTCGACAACGCCACGGCGAAGGGGGACACCGCGGTCGAGAAGTACCTCAACGACAAGCTGACCTTCCGCAAGTCGCTGGTCCCGACGCTGAATCAGCGCAGCGCCGACCTCGACGCCGTGCGCACCTGGTGCGGAACGGCGGACGCCACGTGACCCGCGCGGCACGGCTGCCGGCGGCAGCCGCCACCGCCGCACTGACGGTGGCCCTGCTGGCCGGCTGCGGCCGGCACCACACACCGGCCGCGGGCACCCCGAGCCCGGCCGGCTCCGCGTCCCGGCTCGCCGACATGCGCAAGCTGGTGGACGACGCCGACGCGGCGGCGGCCACCGCGGACGCGGACGCCGCCGGCGACAAGTGACGCCGGCGGCCCAGGAGCCGGGCTACTTGGCGTCCTGGTAGCACTCCACGGTGTGCGTGTGCAGCGGGAACGGCACCGGTGTGGTGCCGAAGACCAGGCGGCGGGCCTCCTCGCCCGCCGCCGTCACCGCCGCCTCGACCTCCGCGGCGAGCGGGGTGGGCGTATGCACGATCACCTCGTCGTGCTGGAAGAAGACCAGCCGGGGCTGCGGGCCGATCGCGGTCAGCCGCCGCCGCAGCGACGCCAGCATGGCGAGCGCCCAGTCCGAAGCGCTCGCCTGGATCACGAAGTTACGGGTGAAGCGCCCCCAGGAGCGGGCCGCCTGCCGGCCGCGGGAGGCGCTGCCGGCACCGTCACCACCGTCGGCTCCGTCGGCTCCGTCGGCTCCGTCGGCTCCGTCGTCGGGGTCGTCGGCGAAACGGTCGGCGGAGGGCGCGGGCGAGGTACGGCCCAGTTGCGAGCGGACGACGCCGCCCGCCTCTCCGGTGCGGGCCGCGGTCTCCAGCAGCGCCAGCGCGTCCGGGAAACGGCGCCGCATCACCGCGAGCTGCCGCCCCGCCTCACCCCCGGTGCCGCCGTACATCGCGGCGAGCAGGCCGATCTTGGCCCGCGGCCGGTCACCGCCGAAGGCGTCCGAGGCCAGCGCCGCGTACAGGTCGCCGGCCGTCGCGGCCCGGGTGAGGCCGGCGTCGCCGGACATCGCGGCCAGCACCCGCGGCTCCAGCTGGCCGGCGTCGGCCACCACCAGCCGGTGTCCCGGGTCGGCGACCACCGCGCCCCGCAGCAGCCGGGGGATCTGCAGCGCGCCGCCGCCGCGGGTGGCCCAGCGGCCGGTGACCACGCCGCCGGCCACGTACTCCGGCCGGAAACGGCCGCCGGGCGCCCACCGCTCGCGCCAGGCCCAGCCATGGGCGACATGGATCCGGGAGAGTTCCTTGTAGCGCAGCAGCAGGGCGGCGGCCGGGTGTCCGGTCTGCTGGAGTTCGTGCGAGCGGGTGCTGGTGAGCTGGACGCCGACCCGGGCGAACGCGGGCAGCACCTGGGCCGGGGAGTCGGGGTTCACCTGCTGTCCCAGCGCCTGCTGGACCTGGGCCGCGAGGTCGTTGAGAAGGGCGGGCCGGGCGCCGCCGGCCGGGCGCGGGCCGAGCAGACCGGTGAGCAGTTCGTCGTGTGCGGCGGCGCTCCACGGCAGGCCGTCGCGGCCCATCTCCACCGCGGCCAGCGCTCCCGCGGACTCCGCGGCGGCCAGCAGCCGCATCCGGTCCGGGTGTTCGCCGGCCGCGATCCGGCGGAGCTGGCCGGCGTGCACGGCGAGCAGAGCCGTCAGCGGGTCGGTGTCCTGCGGCAGATGCTGCCGGTCGGCGGCGAAGAGGACCGGCTGGTCGTCCGCGCCGGACTCCGGCGCGTCGGGCGGCTCCGGCAGCTCGTTCAGCCGGGCCCACGCCGCGCCCAGGGACCGGGGCCGCCCGTGCCGTCCCTCCTGGCCGAGCAGCAGCGACTCCACCAGCTTGACGTCGTGGCACCGCGCGACCCGGATCCCGCCGCGGTCCAGCAGCCCCGGGTAGATCTCGTCGGTCGCCGCCCACACCCACCGCGGGCCCTGGGCCGCTTCCCTGGCGGCGACCGCGCCGGCCAGGTCCCGCACCACCTCGACCGGGGCGGCGGCTTCCCCGGTCTCCCGGACAGCCTGGAGCCGGCCTCCGCTCCCCACGGGATCGGCCACTACGGCGACGGTTCCGGTACCCACCAGCTGAGGGTATGCGTGACCACTGACAATGCCGGTGCCGGTGCCGGCGAAGGTGCCCCCTGACGGGCGAAGGGCCGAGAACATCACGCGGGGCAAGCACAAGCGGTGCCGGACCGGCCGCATGTGGCTGCGTCCGGCCCGGCACCGCCGGGATTC
Protein-coding regions in this window:
- a CDS encoding bifunctional 3'-5' exonuclease/DNA polymerase, which encodes MFSALRPSGGTFAGTGTGIVSGHAYPQLVGTGTVAVVADPVGSGGRLQAVRETGEAAAPVEVVRDLAGAVAAREAAQGPRWVWAATDEIYPGLLDRGGIRVARCHDVKLVESLLLGQEGRHGRPRSLGAAWARLNELPEPPDAPESGADDQPVLFAADRQHLPQDTDPLTALLAVHAGQLRRIAAGEHPDRMRLLAAAESAGALAAVEMGRDGLPWSAAAHDELLTGLLGPRPAGGARPALLNDLAAQVQQALGQQVNPDSPAQVLPAFARVGVQLTSTRSHELQQTGHPAAALLLRYKELSRIHVAHGWAWRERWAPGGRFRPEYVAGGVVTGRWATRGGGALQIPRLLRGAVVADPGHRLVVADAGQLEPRVLAAMSGDAGLTRAATAGDLYAALASDAFGGDRPRAKIGLLAAMYGGTGGEAGRQLAVMRRRFPDALALLETAARTGEAGGVVRSQLGRTSPAPSADRFADDPDDGADGADGADGADGGDGAGSASRGRQAARSWGRFTRNFVIQASASDWALAMLASLRRRLTAIGPQPRLVFFQHDEVIVHTPTPLAAEVEAAVTAAGEEARRLVFGTTPVPFPLHTHTVECYQDAK
- a CDS encoding LysR family transcriptional regulator, yielding MPQESEANPLVRTGVPAADLSGGAWAPLLAPRLAQFVAVARQEHMTRAAEQLGMPQSTLSRTLARLEADLGVTLFARQGRTLRLTRAGATFRAAAERALADVERAAESVRLDADPDAGRVAFGFLHTLGPETVPALLRAFRAEHPRVRFQLVQTYGEAMVERLRAGDLDLCLTSPLPDETGLVVRRLDEQRLRLVVPADHRLAGRRRVRLAEAAGEPFVTLEPGYGLRHITDALCAEAGFTPRVAFEGEEAETLRGLVAAGLGVALLPQPTVARPGVVELDVTGVRAVREIGVAWPAGQRDTPPVAAFKRFLLGREGRLLPR